The following coding sequences are from one Motacilla alba alba isolate MOTALB_02 chromosome 4, Motacilla_alba_V1.0_pri, whole genome shotgun sequence window:
- the AP1AR gene encoding AP-1 complex-associated regulatory protein isoform X1: MGNCWAQWCCGLLLRRDPGRIQRGGGSKYFRTCSTGEHFTIEFENLVESDEGESPGSSHRPLTEEEIADLKERHYDSIAEKQRVVDLKLQSELALQEEKLRLEEEALYAAQRQAARAAKQKKLLEQRRQHRITQQRAHAVNNGEFQSCVAEEDLDPFLRNTKFQYEAFRSSRLSSDATVLTPNTESSCDLMTKTKSVSGNDDSTSLDLEWEDEEGMNRMIPVRERSKTEEDILRAALKSNGRKPGSHPASASDDSNGLEWENDFVSAAAAVDDNGNSEYAGFVNPVLELSASEVRLADSERQDR; this comes from the exons ATGGGGAACTGCTGGGCGCAGTGGTGCTGCGGGCTGCTCCTCCGGAGGGATCCCGGCCGCATCCAGCGCGGCGGAGG ATCCAAGTATTTCAGAACGTGTTCAACAGGAGAACACTTCACTATAGAG tttGAGAACCTGGTGGAAAGTGATGAG gGGGAAAGCCCAGGAAGCAGTCACAG GCCTCTGACTGAGGAAGAAATTGCAGACCTGAAAGAGAGACACTACGACTCCATTGCTGAGAAGCAGAGGGTTGTTGATCTGAAGCTTCAGTCAGAG TTAGCCTTACAAGAGGAGAAGTTAAGACTAGAAGAGGAGGCTTTATATGCTGCACAACGTcaagcagccagggcagcaaagcagaaaaagctcTTGGAG CAACGCAGGCAGCACAGGATaacacagcagagagcacatGCTGTTAACAACGGAGAGTTCCAGAG CTGTGTGGCAGAGGAGGACCTCGATCCTTTCCTAAGGAATACAAAATTCCAGTATGAAGCTTTCCGAAGCAGCA ggcTTTCATCTGATGCCACAGTGCTGACACCCAACACGGAGAGCAGTTGTGACTTGATGACCAAAACCAAATCAGTGAGTGGCAACGATGACAGCACCTCCTTGGATTTAGAGTGGGAGGATGAAGAAG GCATGAACAGGATGATCCCGGTGAGGGAGCGCTCCAAGACGGAGGAGGACATCCTGCGGGCAGCGCTGAAATCCAACGGCAGGAAGCCGGGGAGCCACCCAGCCTCAGCATCCGACGACTCCAACGGGCTGGAGTGGGAGAACGACTTCgtcagcgccgccgccgccgtggACGACAACGGCAACTCCGAGTACGCCGGCTTCGTCAACCCCGTGCTGGAACTGTCGGCCTCGGAGGTCAGGCTGGCGGATTCCGAGCGCCAGGACAGATAG
- the TIFA gene encoding TRAF-interacting protein with FHA domain-containing protein A isoform X3, with protein sequence MHSTRDLEVLCSRWRGAQEIFQRRAETNFAGSRSHSAPRFHRLPAPRAPLVMSSFEEAETEETVTCLHLTFYHPGQGEKMMFRCLDFCQRQQLRADDTAKFGRDPSLCSYSLADTRVSRIQFSLQFYRKLHTSEYGFEIKNLSKKTKLTVDQTELGYLNKIDLPWKCIICFGDYQILAEIQEGEAVDYFETHLHLAEAPILQERCLPSLQPIPENGISPSFPLCQGKSPTEIDENELY encoded by the exons ATGCACTCTA CCAGGGATCTGGAGGTTCTGTGCAGTCGGTGGAGAGGAGCACAGGAAATATTCCAGCGCCGCGCCGAAACCAACTTCGCTGGGTCCCGCAGCCACTCCGCGCCGCGCTTTCACCGCCTCCCGGCTCCGAGGGCTCCTCTCGTCATGAGCTCCTTCGAGGAGGCCGAAACAGAGGAGACAGTGACGTGCCTCCACCTGACCTTCTACCACCCCGGGCAGGGCGAGAAGATGATGTTCCGCTGCCTGGATTTCTGCCAGCGCCAGCAGCTCCGGGCGGACGACACGGCCAAGTTCGGCCGCGaccccagcctctgcagctaCAGCCTGGCAGACACGCGCGTCTCCCGCATCCAGTTCTCCCTGCAGTTCTACAGGAAGCTCCACACCTCCGAGTACGGCTTCGAGATCAAGAACTTGAGCAAGAAAACGAAGCTGACCGTCGACCAAACGGAACTGGGTTACTTGAACAAAATCGACCTGCCCTGGAAGTGCATCATCTGTTTCGGGGACTACCAGATCCTGGCAGAGATTCAGGAAGGGGAGGCCGTGGATTATTTTGAGACTCACTTGCACTTGGCTGAAGCACCCATCTTACAAGAGAGGTgcctgccatccctgcagcctaTACCCGAGAATGGcatttctccctcctttcctctctgccaAGGCAAAAGCCCCACAGAGATTGATGAGAACGAGCTGTACTAG
- the AP1AR gene encoding AP-1 complex-associated regulatory protein isoform X2, with the protein MGNCWAQWCCGLLLRRDPGRIQRGGGSKYFRTCSTGEHFTIEFENLVESDEGESPGSSHRPLTEEEIADLKERHYDSIAEKQRVVDLKLQSEQRRQHRITQQRAHAVNNGEFQSCVAEEDLDPFLRNTKFQYEAFRSSRLSSDATVLTPNTESSCDLMTKTKSVSGNDDSTSLDLEWEDEEGMNRMIPVRERSKTEEDILRAALKSNGRKPGSHPASASDDSNGLEWENDFVSAAAAVDDNGNSEYAGFVNPVLELSASEVRLADSERQDR; encoded by the exons ATGGGGAACTGCTGGGCGCAGTGGTGCTGCGGGCTGCTCCTCCGGAGGGATCCCGGCCGCATCCAGCGCGGCGGAGG ATCCAAGTATTTCAGAACGTGTTCAACAGGAGAACACTTCACTATAGAG tttGAGAACCTGGTGGAAAGTGATGAG gGGGAAAGCCCAGGAAGCAGTCACAG GCCTCTGACTGAGGAAGAAATTGCAGACCTGAAAGAGAGACACTACGACTCCATTGCTGAGAAGCAGAGGGTTGTTGATCTGAAGCTTCAGTCAGAG CAACGCAGGCAGCACAGGATaacacagcagagagcacatGCTGTTAACAACGGAGAGTTCCAGAG CTGTGTGGCAGAGGAGGACCTCGATCCTTTCCTAAGGAATACAAAATTCCAGTATGAAGCTTTCCGAAGCAGCA ggcTTTCATCTGATGCCACAGTGCTGACACCCAACACGGAGAGCAGTTGTGACTTGATGACCAAAACCAAATCAGTGAGTGGCAACGATGACAGCACCTCCTTGGATTTAGAGTGGGAGGATGAAGAAG GCATGAACAGGATGATCCCGGTGAGGGAGCGCTCCAAGACGGAGGAGGACATCCTGCGGGCAGCGCTGAAATCCAACGGCAGGAAGCCGGGGAGCCACCCAGCCTCAGCATCCGACGACTCCAACGGGCTGGAGTGGGAGAACGACTTCgtcagcgccgccgccgccgtggACGACAACGGCAACTCCGAGTACGCCGGCTTCGTCAACCCCGTGCTGGAACTGTCGGCCTCGGAGGTCAGGCTGGCGGATTCCGAGCGCCAGGACAGATAG
- the TIFA gene encoding TRAF-interacting protein with FHA domain-containing protein A isoform X2: MAARVFLCTSAAAESWGFPADHGEIARGGDNSSNGSRGQSQQSLSKHFFRARARDLEVLCSRWRGAQEIFQRRAETNFAGSRSHSAPRFHRLPAPRAPLVMSSFEEAETEETVTCLHLTFYHPGQGEKMMFRCLDFCQRQQLRADDTAKFGRDPSLCSYSLADTRVSRIQFSLQFYRKLHTSEYGFEIKNLSKKTKLTVDQTELGYLNKIDLPWKCIICFGDYQILAEIQEGEAVDYFETHLHLAEAPILQERCLPSLQPIPENGISPSFPLCQGKSPTEIDENELY, translated from the exons ATGGCTGCTCGCGTGTTTCTCTG cacttctgcagcagcagagagctggggttttCCAGCAGACCATGGGGAAATAGCCAGAGGTGGTGACAATTCCTCTAATGGGTCTCGTGGACAGTCTCAGCAGTCACTATCTAAACACTTTTTCCGTGCAAGAG CCAGGGATCTGGAGGTTCTGTGCAGTCGGTGGAGAGGAGCACAGGAAATATTCCAGCGCCGCGCCGAAACCAACTTCGCTGGGTCCCGCAGCCACTCCGCGCCGCGCTTTCACCGCCTCCCGGCTCCGAGGGCTCCTCTCGTCATGAGCTCCTTCGAGGAGGCCGAAACAGAGGAGACAGTGACGTGCCTCCACCTGACCTTCTACCACCCCGGGCAGGGCGAGAAGATGATGTTCCGCTGCCTGGATTTCTGCCAGCGCCAGCAGCTCCGGGCGGACGACACGGCCAAGTTCGGCCGCGaccccagcctctgcagctaCAGCCTGGCAGACACGCGCGTCTCCCGCATCCAGTTCTCCCTGCAGTTCTACAGGAAGCTCCACACCTCCGAGTACGGCTTCGAGATCAAGAACTTGAGCAAGAAAACGAAGCTGACCGTCGACCAAACGGAACTGGGTTACTTGAACAAAATCGACCTGCCCTGGAAGTGCATCATCTGTTTCGGGGACTACCAGATCCTGGCAGAGATTCAGGAAGGGGAGGCCGTGGATTATTTTGAGACTCACTTGCACTTGGCTGAAGCACCCATCTTACAAGAGAGGTgcctgccatccctgcagcctaTACCCGAGAATGGcatttctccctcctttcctctctgccaAGGCAAAAGCCCCACAGAGATTGATGAGAACGAGCTGTACTAG
- the TIFA gene encoding TRAF-interacting protein with FHA domain-containing protein A isoform X1 gives MSSFEEAETEETVTCLHLTFYHPGQGEKMMFRCLDFCQRQQLRADDTAKFGRDPSLCSYSLADTRVSRIQFSLQFYRKLHTSEYGFEIKNLSKKTKLTVDQTELGYLNKIDLPWKCIICFGDYQILAEIQEGEAVDYFETHLHLAEAPILQERCLPSLQPIPENGISPSFPLCQGKSPTEIDENELY, from the coding sequence ATGAGCTCCTTCGAGGAGGCCGAAACAGAGGAGACAGTGACGTGCCTCCACCTGACCTTCTACCACCCCGGGCAGGGCGAGAAGATGATGTTCCGCTGCCTGGATTTCTGCCAGCGCCAGCAGCTCCGGGCGGACGACACGGCCAAGTTCGGCCGCGaccccagcctctgcagctaCAGCCTGGCAGACACGCGCGTCTCCCGCATCCAGTTCTCCCTGCAGTTCTACAGGAAGCTCCACACCTCCGAGTACGGCTTCGAGATCAAGAACTTGAGCAAGAAAACGAAGCTGACCGTCGACCAAACGGAACTGGGTTACTTGAACAAAATCGACCTGCCCTGGAAGTGCATCATCTGTTTCGGGGACTACCAGATCCTGGCAGAGATTCAGGAAGGGGAGGCCGTGGATTATTTTGAGACTCACTTGCACTTGGCTGAAGCACCCATCTTACAAGAGAGGTgcctgccatccctgcagcctaTACCCGAGAATGGcatttctccctcctttcctctctgccaAGGCAAAAGCCCCACAGAGATTGATGAGAACGAGCTGTACTAG
- the CDKL2 gene encoding cyclin-dependent kinase-like 2, which translates to MDKYQVLGLVGEGSYGMVTKCRNRESGQIVAVKKFLESDDDAAVRKIALREIKLLKQLRHENLVNLLDVCKRKKRWYLVFEFVDHTVLDDLNDSPNGLDCERVRKYLFQIMRAIAFCHSHNIIHRDIKPENILVSQSGVVKLCDFGFARPLAASGEVYTDYVATRWYRAPELLVGDSKYGRPVDVWAVGSLITEMLTGEALFPGDSDIDQLYHITKCLGNLIPRQQELFYKNPLFAGMKLPEVKELESLEKRYPKLPRDMLDLARECLQIDPDKRPSCAELLKGDFFNKDGFAERFTQELKQIIQKDARDHQFKKKSKISKRDKDDASEERKTISVQDFSIGPRSKDGKLIKTKPSKADAEKADRSSKLSFLYDNAMHPFKFSPQTNLKDSSSILDYAKNPGTFIPPINQNFSPTFGMGSGPGSLNYRLDEKSKKYLNPLLKARKPSPVGRCSVSLTPVTNEKPILQASKKKLEFLKTNVRLPELNHLPELRGAEAQHPRFLKKENRTFAESRVPSLAAIDLHNSSLPSQQLSGTLMPDASEANFPRVEH; encoded by the exons atggACAAGTAccaggtgctggggctggtgggggaAGGCAGCTACGGCATGGTGACCAAGTGCAGGAACAGGGAGAGCGGGCAGATCGTGGCCGTCAAGAAGTTCCTGGAGAGCGACGACGACGCGGCGGTGAGGAAGATCGCCCTGAGGGAAATCAAACTGCTCAAG CAACTGAGGCACGAGAATCTGGTGAACCTGCTGGATGTGTGCAAGAGGAAGAAGCGGTGGTACCTGGTGTTTGAGTTTGTGGATCACACGGTGCTCGATGACCTCAACGACTCTCCCAACGGGCTGGACTGCGAGAGGGTTCGGAAATACTTGTTTCAGATTATGAGAGCAATTGCCTTTTGTCACAGCCATAAC ATAATCCATCGGGATATTAAGCCAGAGAACATACTGGTTTCCCAGTCAGGAGTTGTGAAACTCTGCGACTTCGGGTTTGCCCGGCCCTTGGCCGCTTCTGGGGAAGTTTACACGGACTACGTGGCGACGCGCTGGTACAGAGCCCCggagctgctggtgggggaCAGCAAATACGGCAG GCCTGTGGACGTGTGGGCTGTTGGCTCCCTGATAACAGAAATGCTTACAGGAGAGGCCCTTTTCCCTGGAGACTCAGACATTGACCAGCTCTACCATATCACCAAGTGCCTGG GTAACTTGATTCCAAGACAACAGGAGTTATTCTATAAAAACCCCCTCTTTGCTGGCATGAAGTTGCCCGAGGTGAAGGAGCTGGAATCTCTGGAGAAGCGCTATCCCAAGCTCCCTCGTGACATGCTGGATTTAGCCAGG GAGTGCTTGCAGATCGACCCAGACAAGAGACCGTCCTGCGCCGAACTCCTGAAGGGCGATTTCTTCAACAAGGACGGCTTTGCTGAAAG ATTTACTCAGGAGCTTAAACAAATAATCCAGAAAGATGCCAGAGACCATcagttcaaaaaaaaatctaaaatcagTAAAAGGGACAAAGATGAtgcttcagaagaaagaaaaaccatcAGCGTCCAG GATTTCAGCATAGGCCCAAGGAGCAAAGATGGAAAGCTGATAAAGACCAAGCCCTCTAAAGCTGATGCAGAGAAAGCAGATCGATCCTCCAAGCTGAGCTTCCTCTACGACAACGCAATGCACCCATTTAAGTTCAGCCCTCAGACCAACCTGAAAGattccagcagcatcctggaCTACGCCAAGAACCCGGGCACATTCATCCCTCCCATCAACCAGAACTTCTCTCCTACATTTGGGATGGGCTCTGGGCCTGGGAGCCTTAATTACAG ACTTGatgaaaagagtaaaaaatacCTGAACCCCTTGCTAAAGGCACGGAAGCCTTCTCCAGTGGGGCGTTGCAGTGTCAGCCTGACACCG GTTACTAATGAAAAACCCATCCTTCAGGCAAGTAAGAAAAAATTGGAATTCCTCAAGACAAATGTGCGTTTGCCAGAACTCAATCACCTCCCCGAGCTGAGGGGAGCAGAAG ctcagcatcccagatttctgaaaaaggaaaatagaacgTTTGCAGAGTCCCGAGTCCCCTCCCTCGCTGCTATCGACCTTCATAACTCAAGTCTGCCTTCACAGCAG CTGTCAGGGACCTTGATGCCGGATGCATCAGAAGCCAACTTCCCCAGGGTCGAGCACTAG